The Leptolyngbya iicbica LK region GGAACCGGACATGTCGAAGCGGTGAAAGTGGCGTATGACCCGGCTCAGATCAGTTATGACCAATTGTTAGAGGTCTTCTGGCACAACGTCGATCCGGTAGATAGTCGCGGTCAGTTTTGTGACAAAGGCAGCCAGTATCGCTCGGTCATTTTTTATGCGGATGAGCAGCAAGCGGCCGCGGCTGAAACTTCGAAGCAGGCCCTCGCAGCCACCCAATTCGACCAGGCGATCGCCACTGAAATCCTCGCCGCATCAACTTTTTACCCAGCCGAAGATTACCACCAGAATTATTATCAAACCCATCCGGTGCGCTACAAGGTCTACCGCTATGCCTGCGGCCGCGACCAACGTTTAGAAGCCATCTGGGGCGAAGCAGCGGGCGAGTCTACCGAGTCAGCTGCCAGCTAATCACGCCCCGTTCAGACCCAAGAATAAAAAAGGGGATATCGCGGGCACTGAGGGACCCGGTCCCTGCCGGGATACCCGCAACCTTGAGGTCTGAACCGAGGGACCGGGTCCCTGATGGACTGCTGGAGTTGGCGAAATCCTGAGATCGTATGAGAAATTCACGGATTGATGTGTCTACATTTCCACCGTTTTTGCCGCCCTGGTATCTTGCTAACGGGATGGTCATGACGGCTTACATCGCTAAAATTGCGCCCCAGATTTGGGAGTGGCAAACCTCGGTGGCCGAGCCCCATTACGAGAGCCACATCTTTACGGGGGCAAAAGACGTGCCGATTTATGGCATCTGGGCTCGGCCACCGCAGCCTAAGGGAACTATTATTGCCACCTACGGCATTACCGGCGATTTAGACAATCAGTGGTTTCTGAGAATTTTGGGACGCAAGGCGATCGCGGCGGGCTATGCCGTTGTGTTGTTTGACTGGCGGGCACACGGCAAAACGGCCACGCTGTCGCCAGCGGTGACCTCCGACGGTCTGTATGAAGGCGAGGACTTTGTGCGCATTGCGGCCCAAGCCAAAGCGTTAGGCTGCCCTGCCCCCTTTTGGTTTATGGGGTATTCGTTGGGGGGACAGCTGGCCTTGTGGGGCGTCAAGGCAGCACAAACCGCCGATCGCGCTCTCATTTCGCCGGACGAAATTCAAGGCGGGGCGGTGATTTGTCCGAGTCTCGATTCGGTGCGATCGCTGCGCTATCTGACCTCACACCCCATCGGTAAATTCATGGAACAGAGCATCGCCAGCAATTTGCAAAAGCTGGCGTGGCAACTAAATCAGGCCCATCCAGAGCAGTTTGACCCAGCAGCGATTGAACGGGCCAATAGCATTTGGACCTTCGATGAAGAGTTGGTCATTGGACCACTAGGCTTTGACTCGGTGACAGACTATTACACGGCCAGCAGCGCGTTGTCGCTATTGCCGCATCTGGCCAAACCGACGCTCATTCTCTACGCGGCGGATGATCCGCTGTTTGCACCCGCTCTGATTCCGGACCTGCAAGTGGCCTGCGCCCACAATCCCCAAATTGATCTGTGTCTAACGTCCCAAGGGGGGCATGTCGGGTACGTCAGTAGTCGCCGGGGGCAAGCGATCGCCCACGACCCTGACCCTTGGTGGGCTTGGAACCGCGTTTTAGAATGGTGTGGCCAATTCCACTGACGCCTGACGCTGATTATCTGAAGTGCGCCCATGACTCATAACTATTCCCCTCCGGTTGCCCAACTGCTGAGCTACGAAGCCGTTAAACCCGTCAGGCTCCCCGACTGGCCCGACTATGTAAGCGAGTTTGGGTTTACGGCTGAGCATGTGCCCGCTTTGCTGGAGTTGATGAAGGATACGGCCTTAGCCGCATATGATCCCGACAATCCGCCGCCATTGCCCGACTACATTGACCTGGAAACCGCCTGGTGCGCCCCCATTCACGCCTGGCGATCGCTGTACCAACTGCGATCGCTCGACATCTTTGGAGCGCACACCATCGACCTGTTGCAATCGGAGTTGGATGAATGGGTCGGCGAAGAGTTCATCGACATGATTGAGGCCTGGGGTCCCCCGGTTATTGAGCCCGTCACCCAACTGATTGAAGCTAACCTCGCGACTGAAAACCGCATTTTGCCGCTGATCGAAGGGCTGTATA contains the following coding sequences:
- the msrA gene encoding peptide-methionine (S)-S-oxide reductase MsrA → MTRSWLRLIAGILSLTLAFASPGWAANGAIASANSASAVNGAETATAIFAGGCFWCMEKPFDELPGVISTTSGYTGGTVANPSYMQVSGGGTGHVEAVKVAYDPAQISYDQLLEVFWHNVDPVDSRGQFCDKGSQYRSVIFYADEQQAAAAETSKQALAATQFDQAIATEILAASTFYPAEDYHQNYYQTHPVRYKVYRYACGRDQRLEAIWGEAAGESTESAAS
- a CDS encoding YheT family hydrolase produces the protein MRNSRIDVSTFPPFLPPWYLANGMVMTAYIAKIAPQIWEWQTSVAEPHYESHIFTGAKDVPIYGIWARPPQPKGTIIATYGITGDLDNQWFLRILGRKAIAAGYAVVLFDWRAHGKTATLSPAVTSDGLYEGEDFVRIAAQAKALGCPAPFWFMGYSLGGQLALWGVKAAQTADRALISPDEIQGGAVICPSLDSVRSLRYLTSHPIGKFMEQSIASNLQKLAWQLNQAHPEQFDPAAIERANSIWTFDEELVIGPLGFDSVTDYYTASSALSLLPHLAKPTLILYAADDPLFAPALIPDLQVACAHNPQIDLCLTSQGGHVGYVSSRRGQAIAHDPDPWWAWNRVLEWCGQFH